DNA from Fusarium musae strain F31 chromosome 7, whole genome shotgun sequence:
ATATCAGTTGTTTCATATTGTTATCATAAATCCAGCAAAAGAAATCTAGGCCCTGAATCTACTGCTAGTATCAGTCACTCACTATTTCTGACCCCCACTATCTCCAACCTCAGATCAAGAGCATTACAAATACAACCCCCAGCACCTTTCAAACAAACAACACTCAATGTCAACTACCACTTCAGGTCCAGGGCTGCCCGAGATCGCAGCTCTTCAAAACGACGACTCAATGTTGACTCGCCGTTTTGGAAAAGAGGTTGTCAACTACTACGCTGGTGGCCGTGTCAACAGATACTCTTTTCTGCGTGCCGATACTGGCTTTCTTCGACAAGCCTTCAACAGCCCTACAGCTAGATATCTGGCAGTCCATGATTTGAACCCTCTGGTTGTTGATAAGAAGACTCCGGCCTATCTGACTTTTAAGGATGTCGAGCCTCTGATCGGACCGGACCATTTCGCTCTCActgaggatgaagctatccAGAGCTTCAACTCTGCTGAGACCAGGCCCCTGGTTGTTTTCATTGGCATGCTAGAGGAAGGTAACGAGAAGGATTCAATCCCTTCTTCCGACCATGGGGATATTCAGGGCCACCCCTATTTCGCCATTGACATCACTCCCAAGGGAAACCACGCTGAGAAAGTCACTCAGTTCTTGGAGGAACAGGAGAAGAAAGGACTGTCTTTGGACAAGAACCCTCGAGCAATGAATCAGTCTCCTGAGGCTGGTAAGTTTCCACTGAAGCCGGTTCGACCTTCAGCTAACATTAGCAGCCGCTGTCTACGCCCAAGCTAGATCAATCATTGACTGGAATACACGAACTCCCTTCTGCGCCGGCTGCGGACTGCCCAACCTCTCAGTTCACGCTGGTTACAAGCGCGTCTGCCCTCCCGCCGATAAGAAAGGCGGAACTTCCAGTGAACCCCGAGGTGACTGTCCTACCCGTCACGGTGTCTCAAACATCTGTTTCCCTAGAACGGATCCAACGATGATCGCCGCTGTTGTTTCCGCAGACGGAACAAAGATTCTTCTCGGTCGCCAGAAGCGCTGGCCTCCTTACTGGTACAGCACGCTTGCTGGTTTCCTTGAGCCCGGTGAGTCAATCGAGGAGTCGGTTCGGCGAGAGGTTTGGGAGGAGAGCGGTGTTCGTGTTGGGCGTGTGGTTATTCACTCGAGTCAGCCGTGGCCTTATCCTTCCAGCTTGATGATTGGGGCTATTGCTCAGGCTCTACCTGGTGATGGCGAGAAGATCTCTCTGAACGACAAGGAGTTGGAGGTGGCTAAGTGGTTCTCCATGGACGAAGCCCGCCAGGCTCTTAAGAATGGAACAAGCAGCCTTGGAGAGCCTGCTCCTGAGGGCTACAAGGAGGGAGATTTGCGAttgcctcctcctcaggctATTGCCAATCGGTTGATtactgctgttgttgaaggaTATTTGACTGTGGGCCCTAAGATGTGATGGAGTGTTGATAGACTATATAGCAAGTGTTCGGAAGATGAAGCATAGAAGCGTTGATTATGGTGACAACTAGTGCTGAAATTGAATGATATCTTAACATTTAGTGAGGTATATTCATATGTTCATATGACGTTCCGTGAAAACAATTGCCAGTGTCGACTGTTCAGATCATTTCTGTGGTTTGGTCAAGAGTTTTACCACTGACCGTGAACAATTTGTAGTGTTCtacttctggctctggctctggctctaaCACAGCGGGCAACTCCGTCCTTAACCTCCATTGCTAGGCTCACCTTTCTCCTACTTTCATACTCCCTCGTCCAACACTTTCCTCCCCTCGCATATCACCAccacagaagaagaggaaatatAAGAACATCCTTGCTCAAGACTTGCTTTCTATCTTATGAAGATAAGTCTTTGGCATCTTGAGATAGCTGATTACTTCATAATTCTTCCTGCGCGTCCGattatccatccatcttctctAGACTTGGCATCACTTTGCCTTTTCTTTACATCCCTCCATCCCCTATATCGTCCATCCTCTCGGACTATCTCTTCTTACCTCACAATATTTTTGGTCACCTTAGATCATCGTCGGAGATATCTTCTAATCATTTCCCTTCGTATCTTCCTTCATCTGCTCCGCCCTCCACGATCCAGATATGCCTGACGCGGCCCATCGGCCCCTCAGCGCGCGGACAGCGCAGCGAATTCACGAACAAGTGATTCGTGAGGTTTTTCGACTCGCTGGGCGCGATCCCGATCATCACATGGAGTGCTTCGAGGCTTGCCTAAAGACTATCGAGGACACCACAGTCGTCGAGGCAACTGACTATGCTATCTGGGAGAGCCAGGTAAGTCAACATATGTAGTCCTTGCAAGGAACAACGGACTGATGTTTCTTAGGAGCAGATCGCAAGTGCCCTGAAAGAGTTTTCCAATACCAACCGAACCACCAAGAGCGGCAACTTTTACATGCTCCCTGCGACTATCGCCGTGGCTATTGCCGTCGTTCTGAACCTGAAGCACGTCGCCATCAACTCTAATGGCAACACCAAACACATCGTAAGCGCTGTCTCTGAGAGTGCTGTGTGGGCTTACCTTGGTATTGCAATCGATGTATGGCCTCAGACTGGTGAATCTCATTTCTTCGTTAAGAAGTCCGACGAAGACTCAAACTCTCCAACTGTTGGAAAGATCGCCCGTGGAAAGTTTGCTGTCACAACCAATATCCCTGGAGATGCTATCACCCCTCTGATGCTTCTTACTATGGCGAGGTTCAGTGGCTGGATCAAGACAGCACCGGGTGCCCGTTGTCTGAAGAAGGGAACTGTCGACGCGCCGCAAATCATCCACCGCCGACAAGCATTAAGCGAGGGCAAAGAAATCCTAGAGAAACTAGGAAACCGAAAGTTCAAGCAAAACGATCCAGCTCTCATCCGAGAGGTAAAGGCATGGCTCTCGGAGCCCATCATCCGTGTGCTTCCAGAGGAGGCGAAGAACCGACTATGGTACTAGTGCAGCCAAGTCGCGAAATCCTGGTTGCCTATCATCAAGGATGCAGACACGGACCTATCAGTTTACAAGTTCATGGGCAAGACCGGTGCCACTCTTGCATCTCTGGTTTCTGATGAAATCGACTATATCCAACTGGCTCAACAGGTCAACGAACCAGAATCAACCGCCGCTGTAAAGAAGCTGGTTGAACTGTCAGGCAAGGCCCGTGAGATTCAAAAATCTCTGCA
Protein-coding regions in this window:
- a CDS encoding hypothetical protein (EggNog:ENOG41) translates to MPDAAHRPLSARTAQRIHEQVIREVFRLAGRDPDHHMECFEACLKTIEDTTVVEATDYAIWESQEQIASALKEFSNTNRTTKSGNFYMLPATIAVAIAVVLNLKHVAINSNGNTKHIVSAVSESAVWAYLGIAIDVWPQTGESHFFVKKSDEDSNSPTVGKIARGKFAVTTNIPGDAITPLMLLTMARFSGWIKTAPGARCLKKGTVDAPQIIHRRQALSEGKEILEKLGNRKFKQNDPALIREVKAWLSEPIIRVLPEEAKNRLCQVAKSWLPIIKDADTDLSVYKFMGKTGATLASLVSDEIDYIQLAQQVNEPESTAAVKKLVELSGKAREIQKSLQSYVQEVSPSLMELRTTLLEKPGCQSFQQVFGPPWNQCLLYQEADGTKNIIVGALQRLFDTIAYVVPRTHSMYGAFLDMASKMDITVMSSLDLDLARAKDRHQKRLNINDDLSYRNEIMTNVAEAIGRFERGSASQERLLRTKLCSILDAADALILKENLPRDISIVVSTNNNDGQA